In one Ornithinimicrobium pratense genomic region, the following are encoded:
- a CDS encoding ABC transporter substrate-binding protein, producing the protein MPTARRPCLLQGLIPLACLALLTSACADPSQNGLPQEGASGTQEGKVPAQDVVIAVGSEPDTLNPVLGYARWGDGKVVEGLLQLGVDLVPEPLLAESLPEVSDDGLTWTYTLRDGVRFHDGTLLSADDVVYTYESALDPDLGSAVAADLTALAAVEAVDERTVRFTLDRPHASFPVATVLGIVPAGSDLDDVQVVGTGPYRMSSYRPGDRLVLTAHDDYWGEPPEVGRATFVFAEDDAARVARVASGEVDAALLPATSLARFEENDAFDVVRRDTSDFRAIIMPEEHPVAGDPAVRRALNLGLDRQSLVEGALAGSGRPAYGPIPPEAAEYSSVVEVDTDVPAARAVLEEAGWQEGPDGTRVRDGQRAELTLMYPAGDSLRQNIALYVQAQAGGLGIEVTPDGLSWDAIEPRMSQDPLVYGSGNPYDADLSTYPLLHSSRALVGFDNPGGYRSPELDAALESGRSALDDAERNAAYAEVQDLLAQDLPWIFLAYVGHDYVIRAGVWQGYDVPLVEPHEHGLQGGPWWNLPSWTSARR; encoded by the coding sequence ATGCCCACCGCCCGACGGCCCTGCCTCCTGCAGGGCCTCATCCCGCTCGCCTGCCTGGCGCTCCTGACCAGCGCCTGCGCAGACCCGTCCCAGAACGGTCTCCCGCAGGAGGGGGCCTCGGGCACTCAGGAGGGGAAGGTGCCAGCACAGGACGTCGTCATCGCCGTCGGGTCGGAGCCGGACACTCTCAACCCGGTGCTGGGCTACGCGCGGTGGGGCGACGGCAAGGTGGTCGAGGGTCTCCTGCAGCTGGGTGTGGACCTGGTCCCGGAGCCCCTGCTCGCAGAGTCCTTGCCCGAGGTGAGCGACGACGGCCTGACGTGGACCTACACGCTACGCGACGGGGTCCGCTTCCACGACGGCACCCTCCTGTCCGCCGACGACGTCGTCTACACCTACGAGTCGGCGCTGGACCCCGACCTCGGCTCTGCGGTGGCGGCCGACCTGACGGCCCTGGCAGCCGTCGAGGCGGTCGACGAGCGCACCGTCCGCTTCACCCTCGACCGGCCGCACGCATCCTTCCCGGTCGCGACCGTGCTGGGCATCGTTCCGGCGGGCAGCGACCTGGACGACGTGCAGGTGGTGGGCACCGGTCCCTACCGGATGAGTTCCTACCGACCCGGTGACCGGCTGGTCCTCACCGCCCACGACGACTACTGGGGCGAGCCGCCGGAGGTCGGCCGGGCCACTTTCGTCTTCGCCGAGGACGACGCGGCCCGCGTGGCACGGGTCGCCTCCGGCGAGGTGGACGCAGCGCTGCTCCCGGCCACCTCCCTGGCCCGGTTCGAGGAGAACGACGCCTTCGATGTGGTGCGTCGCGACACCAGCGACTTCCGCGCGATCATCATGCCCGAGGAGCACCCCGTCGCCGGCGACCCCGCCGTCCGGCGAGCACTCAACCTCGGCCTGGACCGTCAGTCCCTCGTCGAGGGTGCCCTCGCCGGATCCGGTCGCCCCGCCTACGGTCCCATCCCGCCCGAGGCCGCTGAGTATTCCTCGGTCGTGGAGGTCGACACCGACGTCCCCGCGGCCCGCGCAGTCCTGGAGGAGGCCGGGTGGCAGGAGGGCCCGGACGGGACCCGGGTCCGGGACGGCCAGCGGGCGGAGCTGACGCTCATGTACCCCGCCGGTGACAGCCTGCGCCAGAACATTGCCCTCTACGTGCAGGCCCAGGCCGGCGGACTGGGGATCGAGGTCACCCCGGACGGCTTGTCGTGGGACGCGATCGAGCCCCGGATGAGCCAGGACCCGCTGGTCTACGGCTCGGGCAACCCCTATGACGCCGACCTGTCCACCTATCCGCTCCTGCACTCATCCCGGGCGCTGGTCGGCTTCGACAACCCGGGCGGTTACCGTTCGCCGGAGCTGGACGCCGCCCTGGAGTCCGGCCGCAGCGCGCTGGACGACGCGGAGCGCAACGCGGCCTACGCCGAGGTCCAGGATCTGCTGGCCCAAGACCTCCCGTGGATCTTCCTGGCTTACGTCGGGCATGACTACGTCATCCGGGCGGGGGTCTGGCAGGGGTATGACGTGCCGCTGGTCGAGCCGCACGAGCACGGTCTGCAGGGCGGGCCCTGGTGGAACCTGCCCTCCTGGACCAGCGCCAGGCGGTGA
- the trxA gene encoding thioredoxin: MSTLDLTAETFEQTVTGNDIVLVDWWAEWCGPCKMFAPVYDQASAQHEDVVFGKVDTEDQQALAASAEISSIPTIMAFKEGMLVFSQAGALPARDLDSVIAQVKALDMDEVRAKVAAAQQEGGSGQA; encoded by the coding sequence ATGAGCACCTTAGACCTGACCGCAGAGACCTTCGAGCAGACCGTGACCGGCAACGACATCGTCCTCGTGGACTGGTGGGCCGAGTGGTGCGGCCCCTGCAAGATGTTCGCCCCCGTCTATGACCAGGCCTCCGCCCAGCATGAGGACGTCGTCTTCGGCAAGGTGGACACCGAGGACCAGCAGGCGTTGGCTGCCAGCGCTGAGATCAGCTCGATTCCGACGATCATGGCGTTCAAGGAGGGCATGCTGGTCTTCAGCCAGGCCGGCGCGCTGCCCGCCCGGGACCTGGACTCGGTGATCGCCCAGGTCAAGGCGCTGGACATGGACGAGGTCCGGGCCAAGGTCGCGGCGGCCCAGCAGGAGGGCGGGTCCGGCCAAGCCTGA